DNA from Devosia yakushimensis:
TCAGCAAATCCACGAAGCGCTTGAGCGTGGTGGCGAGTTTTTTGCGGTGTTTGGGTTTGAGTTCGCCCAATAGGGCCTCTTCGAGCTGGGTCCAGTGGTCGGAGAGGCCGTTGCGGATGCGGATGCCGCGGTCGGTGAGGGCTATGCCGGGGGCGAGTTCGGGGCCGACGGCCTGGGGACCGACCAGGCCGCGGTCGATGAGGCGGGCGAGGCGGGCCTCGAGATTGTCGAGCGGCAGGCCGAGTGTGGCGGCGAGGTCCGCCTGGGTGGCGCCGGAGCGGCCGAGTTCGAAGAGGATGGCATCGTCGCCCGGCTCAAGTCCGCGCTCCGCCAGGGGCAGCAGCAGGGCCCGGTGGGCCAGCTGGCCGGCTTCGATCAGCCGGTAGAGCGTTGAGCGGGACGAGGGTTTGGACATAAGCGGGAAAATAGTCCGAACTCCTTGGGCGCGTCGATCAGCCATTCCATCCTATCGTTAATCGGGTAACGACCAAGGCCCGTTATTGTTCACTGCGCGCAGATGAGTTATGCGTTGATTGCCCCCATAAAATCGAACGGAGCGCAGCTTGGCCACCCATTTTGCCGAACAGCTGACCGCACCGGAATTTGCCCGCTTTGCCGGGCCACAGACTATTGCCGTGCTGCCCGTGGCGGCGATCGAGCCGCATGGGCCGCATCTGCCGCTGTCGACCGATTGCGATATCGCCCGGGGGCATTTGAGCCGGCTGGCGGCGTATGTGAGCCCTGAGCGGGATGTGCTGGTGCTGCCATTGCAGGCGATCGGACATAGTCTGGAGCATTCGGGATTTGCCGGCGTGTTTACCCATAATGCCGAGACGCTGCTGCGGGCCTGGACCGATGTGGTGGATGCGGTTGTTACGGCGGGGGTGCGCAGGCTGATCGTGGTTTCGAGCCATGGCGGCAATTCGGAAGTGGTGGGGCTCTTGGCGACGCGGCTGCGGGCGGAGCGCGACATGCTGGCGGTGAATGCCGCATGGCTGCGGTTCGGGCAGCCGGAAGGGCTGTTTGACGCGGATGAGCTGGAGCATGGCATTCATGGCGGGGATGTGGAAACCTCGCTGATGCTGCATTACCGGCCCGAGGCGGTGCGGGGTGGGCATCTCGCCGACTTCGCTTCGGCGGCAATGGAGTGGGATGCCGGGACGGCCTGGCTCAAGACGCATGGGCGGACACGGCCGGGCTGGTTGAGCCGCGATCTCAACCCGCAGGGGGCGATGGGCAATGCCCTGCTGGCGAGTGCGGAAAAGGGGGCGGCGAGCGCCGAGCATGCGCTGACCGGGTTTGCCCAATTGATTGACGAGGTCGCCGCGTTTGACCTCGGCAGGCTGGAGTAGGACATGACACAGGATCTCGCCCGCATTCGCGCCTTCGTGCAGGTGTTCGATTCCGGCGGCTTTTCGTCGGCGGCGCGCCAGCATGGGCGGTCCAAGGCGCTGCTCAGCAAGTATGTGACCGATCTCGAGGATTATCTGGGCGTGCGACTGATGAACCGCACCACGCGCAAGCTGAGCCTGACCGAGGCGGGGGAGGCTTATTATCGCGAGGCCAGCGCGCTGCTGCAGCAACTGGACGACCTCGACGCGACGATTACCGACCAGACGGCCGAGCCGCGCGGCCTGTTGCGGGTGTCGGCGCCGCGCAATTTCGGCGAGGACACGCTGGCGCCGGCGATTTTTGCGTATCTGGCCAAATATCCCAAGGTGACGCTCGATCTGCGGCTGGAGGATCGCTATGTCGATCTGGTCGATGAAGGGATCGATGTGGCGCTGCGGATATCGACGCTGCAGGATTCTTCGCTGATCGCGCGCAAGATTGCCGATATGCATATCGTGATCGGGGGCGCGCCATCGCTGCTCAAGACGCTGGGAACGCCCGAGCATCCCGATGCATTGCGGACCATGCCCTGCATTGTGGATACCAATCTGCAGGGGCAATCGAACTGGCGATTCATCGATGAAGATGGCAAGACCATCTCCATTCCGGTCAGCGGGCCGGTGCGGGTCAATTCTCCGTTAGCGGCGCGGCAGGCGGCCATTCTCGGTCTCGGCTTTGCCGCATTGCCCTCCTACCTCGCTGATCCGGCAGTGGCTAAAGGTGAGCTCGTTCCTGTGCTTACCCGCTATCTGCCGACCGGCCAGACGCTGCAGGCGGTGTATCCGCACCGGCGGCATCTGGCGGGCAAGGTGCGGGCGCTGATCGACCATCTGGTCGAGTGGTTCCAGACGCATCCGATCAGTTAGGGGCGCGGTGTGACGGTTTGGAATTTTGCCCGCCGGGTGGCGGTGGTTTTGGCCGGGCTGCTGGCCCTGATGACGCCGGCCTGGGCGCATCCGCATATTTTCATCGACGCCAAGGTGAATGTGGTGTTCGACGACAGCGGGGCCGTCATCGGGCTCAAGCATGACTGGACGTTCGACGCGGCATTTTCGGCCTGGGTGATCCAGGGGCTCGACACCAATGGCGATGGGGTCACGAGCTCGGAGGAAATGCAGGGCCTGGCCGACGAGAACATGACCGGGCTGGCCGATTTCGAATTCTATACCTTTGCCGGCTCGCAGGACGATCTGCTGCATTTCCAGCCCGCGGGCGACCAGCGCATGGTTTACGAGGATGGGCGGGTGACGCTCAGCTATTCGCTCAAAACCGAGCGCCCGCATCCGGCCGGGCCGCGGTTCGAGCTGGGGGTTTATGACCCGGACTATTATGTGGCGATCACCTTTGCCGATCCCAGCGATGTGACGCTGGAGAATGCGCCAGGCAATTGCGCGGTGAGCCTGGATCCGCCCAAGGAAATGGATCCGGCCGTGCAGGAGCGGCTCTTTGCGCTGGGGCCCGATGTAATGGAATTGCCGCCCGACCTCGCTGCGGCGATGCGGGGCACGCAGGGCATGATTGTCATCACCTGTGGTGATGCGCCGCCGGCGGCGCCGGCCACGGCGCTCGATGCGGTCAATAATGTGGCGGTGGCAAAGCCTTCCATGCCTTTTGGCGGGCCGCCGCCGGAGCCAGGACTCAACCTGCCGCGCACCGGGTTTTTCGGCTGGCTGCAGGAGCAGCAGCGGCATTTCTATGGGGCGATGAATGCGTCGCTGGCGGCGCTGCGCACCGATTGGACGGCATTCTGGCTCCTGGGCGGACTGAGCTTTCTTTATGGCGTGTTCCATGCCGCGGGGCCCGGGCACGGCAAGGTGGTGATCTCATCCTATATGCTGGCCAATGAAACGCAGGTGCGGCGCGGGGTGATCCTGAGCGTCATCTCGGCGATGATCCAATCGCTGGTGGCGGTGCTGTTCGTGCTGGTGGCGGCCGGTATTCTGGGGATGACCAGCATTGCCATGGGCGATGCGGCGAACTGGATCGGCATCGTCTCCTATGGGCTGGTGGCGCTGCTGGGCCTGTGGCTGATCGCGCGCAAGATTTTTGGCTGGGGGCATTCGCACCACCACCATCAGCAGCCCGATGACATGGCGAAGAAAGCGCATGCGCATCTGCATGAGCATGATGAGCACGAGCATCATCATCATCATGATCACGACCATGGGCATGATCACCATGATCATGATGAGCACGGCCATGACCATCACGATCACCAGCATATCGTGACGCCGGAGGCGGCGAGCGGGACGTGGCGGGAGCAATTGGGTGTGGTGCTGGCGGTGGGGCTGCGGCCTTGCTCGGGGGCGCTGGTAGTGCTGGTCTTTGCACTGTCGCAGGGGTTGCTGGCGGCGGGGATCGTTGCCGTTTTCCTGATGGGCGCGGGGACGGCGATCACCGTGGCGGCGCTGGCGACGCTGGCGGTGACGGCCAAGGGGCTGGCGCGGAAAATTGGCGGCGTCGATAACCCGGTGACGGGGGCTGTGCTGTGGTGGGCGGAGCTGGCGGGGGCCGTGCTGGTGCTGGTGTTTGGTGTGTTGTTGCTGATTGCGAGTTTGTAGGGGGCTTTTCCATCCACAATGTCATCCCCGCGAAAGCGGGACCTCCGCTTTGGATGCAAGATTGGCAAACAGAGGTTCCCGCTTTCGCGGGAATGACGCGGTGGGGAAATGGACATTGAAGCATGGGCGAGCGCAGAACCCCTCACCCTGTCAATTCTGCTGGACGCAGAATTGCCGTCCCTCTCCCTCAAGGGGAGAGGGGAGGTCGGTGGTGAAGAAAGCGCGACCCATCGCCGCCTTGCGGTTATGGCGTTAGGCGTTATGGTGCGCCCAAACGTTAGAATTCTTCCAAACAGCTCCATTTCATGTCCCAAGCTTTTCCCGCCGATCATCCGCCTGCGCAGACGCCGAAAATCGGCGTGGTGCTGCTCAATCTGGGCACGCCCGATGGGACGGATTATTGGAGCGTGCGCCGTTATCTCAAGGAATTCCTGAGCGATCCGCGTGTCATCGAGACGCCCAAATGGCTGTGGTGGCCGATTCTCAATCTCGCCATCCTCAGCTTCCGACCGCAGAAAAGCGGGCATGCCTATGCGCAGATATGGGACAAGGAAAAGAATGAAAGCCCGCTGCGGGTGATTACCCGCGACCAGACCGAGGCGCTGGCGCAGCGGCTGGCGGGCGAGAGCAATGTGATGGTGGATTTTGCCATGCGCTATGGCAATCCAT
Protein-coding regions in this window:
- a CDS encoding MarR family transcriptional regulator, which encodes MSKPSSRSTLYRLIEAGQLAHRALLLPLAERGLEPGDDAILFELGRSGATQADLAATLGLPLDNLEARLARLIDRGLVGPQAVGPELAPGIALTDRGIRIRNGLSDHWTQLEEALLGELKPKHRKKLATTLKRFVDLLKL
- a CDS encoding creatininase family protein; this translates as MATHFAEQLTAPEFARFAGPQTIAVLPVAAIEPHGPHLPLSTDCDIARGHLSRLAAYVSPERDVLVLPLQAIGHSLEHSGFAGVFTHNAETLLRAWTDVVDAVVTAGVRRLIVVSSHGGNSEVVGLLATRLRAERDMLAVNAAWLRFGQPEGLFDADELEHGIHGGDVETSLMLHYRPEAVRGGHLADFASAAMEWDAGTAWLKTHGRTRPGWLSRDLNPQGAMGNALLASAEKGAASAEHALTGFAQLIDEVAAFDLGRLE
- a CDS encoding LysR family transcriptional regulator, with product MTQDLARIRAFVQVFDSGGFSSAARQHGRSKALLSKYVTDLEDYLGVRLMNRTTRKLSLTEAGEAYYREASALLQQLDDLDATITDQTAEPRGLLRVSAPRNFGEDTLAPAIFAYLAKYPKVTLDLRLEDRYVDLVDEGIDVALRISTLQDSSLIARKIADMHIVIGGAPSLLKTLGTPEHPDALRTMPCIVDTNLQGQSNWRFIDEDGKTISIPVSGPVRVNSPLAARQAAILGLGFAALPSYLADPAVAKGELVPVLTRYLPTGQTLQAVYPHRRHLAGKVRALIDHLVEWFQTHPIS
- a CDS encoding HoxN/HupN/NixA family nickel/cobalt transporter; this encodes MTVWNFARRVAVVLAGLLALMTPAWAHPHIFIDAKVNVVFDDSGAVIGLKHDWTFDAAFSAWVIQGLDTNGDGVTSSEEMQGLADENMTGLADFEFYTFAGSQDDLLHFQPAGDQRMVYEDGRVTLSYSLKTERPHPAGPRFELGVYDPDYYVAITFADPSDVTLENAPGNCAVSLDPPKEMDPAVQERLFALGPDVMELPPDLAAAMRGTQGMIVITCGDAPPAAPATALDAVNNVAVAKPSMPFGGPPPEPGLNLPRTGFFGWLQEQQRHFYGAMNASLAALRTDWTAFWLLGGLSFLYGVFHAAGPGHGKVVISSYMLANETQVRRGVILSVISAMIQSLVAVLFVLVAAGILGMTSIAMGDAANWIGIVSYGLVALLGLWLIARKIFGWGHSHHHHQQPDDMAKKAHAHLHEHDEHEHHHHHDHDHGHDHHDHDEHGHDHHDHQHIVTPEAASGTWREQLGVVLAVGLRPCSGALVVLVFALSQGLLAAGIVAVFLMGAGTAITVAALATLAVTAKGLARKIGGVDNPVTGAVLWWAELAGAVLVLVFGVLLLIASL